The following proteins come from a genomic window of Corallococcus sp. NCRR:
- a CDS encoding O-antigen ligase family protein: protein MAPGSHRVSRYTVYAEAALAALVVLGPVALGGAAHWVSWPLCVLSGAAAVLAFVGARRQGETLRAPLLAAPLVGAVVLCALQLVPLPPGLLAFVSPEAAALREDVLVPLGLTGWRPVSLEPSATWRELAKHGAYLLTFVAAVQVCRARASRQRLLAVLSFTGAAVATVGLGHALFGVEALFGLRAYVHARPPLVTPFGNPNHLAGFLGLCATVAVGLALSKQPRSRAWPFAMAALVSGAGVLLSLSRAGIVFFVFGQVLLAAWLVKQRREARTPARPAWGRGAAVLLGLLATLSVGAYLAADQLWAEARTVDGVESLRRGKMEPWSMMARAARAFPVLGMGRGAFEAAFPRYQTEPNPNTFTHPENAVLQVAAEWGVPGVLLLGLALWAFVKRVRREDHGPVELAALSAVAALALHNLFDFSLELPACAVAVAVVLGAVARPREAERMAARRTKWGTLSARPALALAAGLTAVLLVALVPGQRRMVDAEALLAERVAARAPVAEVRALGLQLIDTHPADYLLYRLMAMASVSNGAEGAKDALSFVNHTLYLHPLDAPAHRVAARALLHLGRREQAFLEYRLAHEAGDTRVLISEAMPRARTVEELKTLTSEATGQVVELAEALLVGPSRRALGLEWLAWAREHFEGRPEATALWMQEARGRLAQGALPAAEAACAEVERRAPDALATHLLRADVWRAQGKQAEALQSLEALVKRFPHDVELAFTLATRQQEAGLTRRSRDTLAAMAPYLTGLRQRARLLSLEADSFEREGLLARALEQRRSVVGLLPGPESHFAVARLQELLSRYDAAARSVHEGLRLMPLNDARRAEGEAWAARLEERERALQDAHKGALLEAAKGQELEAPGSPAVSDAPPP, encoded by the coding sequence ATGGCTCCTGGCTCCCACCGCGTCTCCCGGTACACCGTCTACGCGGAAGCAGCGCTCGCGGCGTTGGTGGTGCTGGGCCCGGTGGCGCTCGGCGGCGCCGCGCACTGGGTGTCCTGGCCGTTGTGCGTGCTGTCCGGAGCCGCGGCGGTACTGGCCTTCGTGGGGGCCCGCAGGCAGGGAGAGACCCTGCGCGCACCGCTCCTCGCCGCGCCGCTGGTGGGCGCCGTGGTGCTGTGCGCGTTGCAACTCGTGCCACTGCCACCGGGGCTGCTCGCATTCGTGAGCCCGGAGGCCGCGGCGCTGCGCGAGGACGTGCTCGTTCCGCTGGGGCTCACGGGCTGGCGGCCGGTGTCGCTGGAGCCTTCCGCTACCTGGCGTGAGTTGGCGAAGCACGGGGCCTATCTGCTCACGTTCGTCGCGGCGGTGCAGGTGTGCCGGGCTCGCGCGTCGCGGCAGCGGCTGCTCGCGGTCCTCTCGTTCACGGGCGCGGCGGTGGCGACGGTGGGGTTGGGACACGCGCTGTTCGGCGTGGAGGCGCTGTTCGGGCTGCGGGCGTACGTGCATGCACGGCCACCGCTGGTGACGCCGTTCGGAAATCCCAACCACCTGGCGGGCTTCCTGGGGCTGTGCGCGACGGTGGCGGTGGGGCTCGCGCTGTCGAAGCAGCCGCGTTCGCGCGCGTGGCCCTTCGCGATGGCGGCGCTCGTCTCCGGCGCGGGCGTGCTGCTGTCGCTGTCTCGCGCGGGCATCGTGTTCTTCGTCTTCGGGCAGGTGCTGCTCGCCGCGTGGTTGGTGAAGCAGCGTCGCGAGGCGCGCACTCCCGCCAGGCCCGCGTGGGGAAGGGGCGCGGCGGTGCTGCTGGGGCTGCTGGCGACGCTGTCCGTGGGCGCGTACCTGGCGGCGGATCAACTGTGGGCGGAGGCGCGCACCGTGGACGGCGTGGAGTCCCTGCGCCGCGGCAAGATGGAGCCCTGGTCGATGATGGCCCGCGCGGCCCGCGCCTTCCCGGTGCTGGGCATGGGGCGCGGCGCGTTCGAGGCCGCCTTCCCTCGCTACCAGACCGAACCCAACCCCAACACCTTCACGCACCCGGAGAACGCGGTGTTGCAGGTGGCGGCGGAGTGGGGCGTGCCGGGAGTGCTGCTGCTCGGGCTGGCCCTCTGGGCCTTCGTGAAGCGCGTGCGGCGCGAGGACCACGGTCCCGTGGAGTTGGCGGCGCTGTCCGCCGTGGCGGCGCTGGCGCTGCACAACCTCTTCGACTTCAGCCTGGAGCTGCCCGCGTGCGCGGTGGCGGTCGCGGTGGTGCTGGGCGCGGTGGCCCGGCCCCGTGAGGCCGAGCGCATGGCCGCGCGCCGCACGAAGTGGGGCACCCTGTCCGCCAGGCCCGCGCTGGCGTTGGCGGCGGGGCTCACGGCCGTGCTGCTCGTCGCGCTCGTGCCGGGACAGCGGAGGATGGTGGACGCGGAGGCGCTGCTGGCGGAGCGCGTGGCGGCGCGGGCACCCGTCGCGGAGGTGCGAGCGCTGGGGCTCCAGCTCATCGACACGCACCCGGCGGACTACCTGCTGTACCGGCTCATGGCGATGGCCTCCGTGTCGAATGGCGCTGAAGGCGCGAAGGACGCGCTGTCCTTCGTCAATCACACGCTGTACCTGCATCCACTGGATGCGCCCGCGCACCGCGTGGCCGCGCGGGCCCTCTTGCACCTGGGCCGGCGCGAGCAGGCCTTCCTGGAGTACCGGCTCGCGCACGAGGCCGGCGACACGCGCGTGTTGATCAGCGAGGCGATGCCCCGGGCCCGCACGGTCGAGGAGCTGAAGACCCTCACGTCCGAGGCAACCGGCCAGGTGGTGGAACTCGCGGAGGCGCTGCTCGTCGGTCCCTCGCGTCGCGCGCTGGGACTCGAATGGCTCGCCTGGGCACGTGAACACTTCGAGGGCCGGCCCGAAGCCACCGCGCTGTGGATGCAGGAGGCGCGCGGCCGACTGGCCCAGGGAGCGCTCCCCGCGGCGGAGGCAGCCTGCGCGGAGGTGGAGCGGCGCGCTCCGGATGCGCTGGCCACGCACCTGCTGCGCGCGGACGTGTGGCGTGCACAGGGAAAGCAAGCGGAGGCGCTCCAGTCGCTGGAGGCGCTCGTGAAGCGCTTCCCCCACGACGTGGAGCTGGCCTTCACGCTGGCCACGCGGCAGCAGGAGGCCGGGCTCACGCGCAGGTCGCGGGACACGCTGGCCGCCATGGCGCCGTACCTGACCGGCCTGCGGCAGCGCGCCCGCCTGCTGTCGCTGGAGGCGGACAGCTTCGAACGGGAAGGTCTGCTGGCCCGTGCCCTGGAGCAGCGCCGCTCGGTCGTGGGGCTGCTGCCCGGTCCGGAGAGCCACTTCGCGGTGGCCCGGCTGCAGGAGCTGCTGTCGCGCTACGACGCGGCGGCGCGCTCGGTGCACGAGGGCCTGCGGCTCATGCCGCTCAACGATGCACGGCGCGCGGAGGGTGAGGCCTGGGCGGCGCGGCTGGAGGAACGCGAGCGTGCGTTGCAGGACGCACACAAGGGGGCGCTGCTGGAGGCCGCGAAGGGGCAGGAACTGGAAGCGCCGGGCTCACCGGCGGTCAGCGACGCTCCTCCTCCCTGA
- a CDS encoding aminoacyl-tRNA deacylase, with translation MIPSAIQSYLRRHRVPFERYAHGRAVTAMELVDALNVPAWRVAKSVIVLADRQPWIVVVPAMATVDLRQVRHTLGVRTARLAAESEFKDHFPDCETGAEPPFGELYGLPVAMDESLSANERLLFRAGSHEEALEMRFQDFARLEWPLVASFIQPLSREEEKAPSYGASSEDSGAPA, from the coding sequence ATGATTCCGAGTGCCATTCAAAGCTATCTGCGGCGCCATCGCGTCCCCTTCGAGCGGTATGCCCACGGCCGGGCCGTGACCGCGATGGAGCTCGTGGACGCCCTCAACGTGCCCGCCTGGCGCGTGGCCAAGTCCGTCATCGTGCTGGCCGACCGGCAGCCGTGGATCGTCGTCGTTCCCGCGATGGCGACCGTGGACCTGAGGCAGGTCCGCCACACGCTGGGCGTCCGCACCGCGCGGCTCGCCGCCGAGTCCGAGTTCAAGGACCACTTCCCCGACTGCGAGACGGGCGCCGAGCCTCCCTTCGGAGAGTTGTACGGCCTGCCCGTCGCGATGGATGAGTCCCTGAGCGCCAACGAGCGGCTGCTGTTCCGCGCGGGTTCGCACGAGGAGGCCCTGGAGATGCGCTTCCAGGACTTCGCGCGCCTGGAGTGGCCGCTGGTCGCGTCCTTCATCCAGCCGCTCTCGCGTGAAGAGGAGAAGGCGCCGTCGTACGGAGCGTCCTCGGAGGACTCAGGCGCGCCGGCCTGA
- the astB gene encoding N-succinylarginine dihydrolase: protein MREYNFDGLIGPTHNYAGLSPGNLASQHHGGQPSHPREAALQGLEKMRFVSELGVGQAVLPPQPRPSLRTLRTLGFTGSDEEVITRAARDAEHLLRLTSSASAMWTANAATVAPSADTADGRVHLTPANLTQMFHRAIEADTTHAVLRAIFADPKHFQVHAPLPGASHFADEGAANHTRLFTPGHQAVHVLAWGRSAWQDVKGPQRFPARQTLESSQALARLHQLAPEQVVLPQQHPDGIDAGAFHTDVLAVGNERFLMLHALAFVEHPKLLQTLREKLGDAFRFEVATDAELPVKDAVRAYPFNSQVLSLPDGTMAIIAPTESRETPTARAFLERVVAGDNPVKAVHYLDVRQSMNNGGGPACLRQRISLTDAERAAITADVFYSPALHESLAGWVRKHYRDVLKPEDVRDPQLARETMTALDELTRLLKLGSVYDFQQ, encoded by the coding sequence ATGCGCGAATACAACTTCGACGGCCTCATTGGCCCGACCCACAATTACGCCGGCCTCTCGCCGGGCAACCTGGCGTCACAGCACCACGGCGGCCAGCCCAGCCATCCCCGGGAGGCGGCGCTCCAGGGGCTGGAGAAGATGCGCTTCGTGTCGGAGCTGGGCGTGGGCCAGGCGGTGCTGCCGCCCCAGCCGCGCCCTTCCCTGCGCACCCTGCGGACGCTGGGCTTCACCGGCTCCGACGAGGAGGTCATCACCCGCGCCGCGCGCGACGCGGAGCACCTCCTGCGCCTGACCTCCAGCGCCTCCGCCATGTGGACGGCGAACGCGGCCACCGTGGCGCCCTCGGCGGACACGGCGGATGGCCGGGTGCACCTGACGCCCGCGAACCTCACGCAGATGTTCCACCGCGCCATCGAGGCGGACACCACGCACGCGGTGCTGCGCGCCATCTTCGCGGACCCGAAGCACTTCCAGGTGCACGCGCCGCTGCCGGGCGCCTCGCACTTCGCGGACGAGGGCGCGGCCAACCACACGCGCCTCTTCACGCCGGGGCACCAGGCCGTGCACGTGCTCGCGTGGGGGCGCAGCGCGTGGCAGGACGTGAAGGGGCCGCAGCGCTTCCCCGCACGCCAGACGCTGGAGTCCAGCCAGGCCCTGGCGCGGTTGCACCAGCTGGCACCGGAGCAGGTGGTGCTGCCGCAGCAGCATCCGGATGGCATCGACGCGGGCGCGTTCCACACGGACGTGCTCGCGGTGGGCAACGAGCGCTTCCTCATGCTGCACGCGCTGGCCTTCGTGGAGCACCCGAAGCTCCTCCAGACGCTGCGCGAGAAGCTGGGTGACGCGTTCCGCTTCGAGGTCGCGACGGACGCCGAGTTGCCCGTGAAGGACGCGGTGCGCGCCTACCCATTCAACTCGCAGGTGCTGTCGCTGCCGGATGGCACCATGGCCATCATCGCGCCTACGGAGAGCCGCGAGACACCCACCGCCCGCGCCTTCCTGGAGCGCGTCGTCGCCGGGGACAACCCGGTGAAGGCGGTGCACTACCTGGACGTGCGGCAGTCCATGAACAACGGCGGCGGCCCGGCGTGCCTGCGTCAGCGCATCTCGCTCACGGACGCGGAGCGCGCCGCCATCACCGCGGACGTCTTCTACTCTCCGGCCCTGCATGAGTCGCTCGCGGGCTGGGTGCGCAAGCACTACCGCGACGTGCTCAAGCCGGAGGACGTGCGCGACCCGCAGCTCGCGCGCGAGACGATGACCGCGCTCGACGAGCTGACGCGGCTGCTCAAGCTGGGCAGCGTGTACGACTTCCAGCAGTGA
- a CDS encoding lysophospholipid acyltransferase family protein, whose amino-acid sequence MERPPLTKRLKRYLRYLLIAGMLRLLQFLPLDTARTLGMTLGGWAYALAGGERRKALKSLARAFPERTGAERDALARDAFRHLAAAALEVASARALDAGLEALVSWPDADRQVLEAALAKGKGVVFVSGHVGNWELLARRVAKAGYPSQSIAKETSDPRLTALVEDFRAKGGVRSIWRGQEGAARAMLRALRSGEILGILIDQDTKVQSVFVPFFGELAATPRAAADLALRTGAAVVVGFCQRDGQGYRLTMEEVPHPDATEREAAVQALTAALSQRIEAAIRRAPEQWVWMHQRWKTRPPEDVPPALADAPSAPAR is encoded by the coding sequence GTGGAGCGTCCCCCTTTAACAAAGCGCCTCAAGCGTTACCTGCGCTACCTGCTCATCGCCGGGATGTTGCGCCTGCTCCAGTTCCTGCCGCTGGACACGGCCCGCACCCTGGGCATGACCCTGGGCGGCTGGGCCTACGCGCTCGCGGGCGGGGAGCGCAGGAAGGCGCTCAAGTCGCTGGCCCGCGCCTTCCCGGAGCGGACCGGGGCGGAGCGTGACGCGCTCGCCCGTGACGCCTTCCGCCACCTGGCCGCCGCCGCCCTGGAGGTCGCCTCCGCGCGGGCGCTGGACGCCGGGCTGGAGGCCCTGGTGTCCTGGCCGGACGCGGACCGCCAGGTGCTGGAGGCCGCGCTGGCGAAGGGGAAGGGCGTCGTCTTCGTGTCCGGCCACGTGGGCAACTGGGAGCTGCTCGCCCGGCGCGTGGCGAAGGCGGGCTACCCCAGCCAGAGCATCGCGAAGGAGACCAGCGACCCGCGCCTCACCGCGCTGGTGGAGGACTTCCGGGCGAAGGGCGGGGTGCGCAGCATCTGGCGCGGCCAGGAGGGCGCGGCCCGGGCCATGCTCCGGGCGCTCCGGAGCGGTGAAATCCTGGGCATCCTCATCGACCAGGACACCAAGGTGCAGTCCGTCTTCGTGCCCTTCTTCGGGGAGCTGGCGGCCACCCCGCGCGCCGCGGCGGACCTGGCGCTGCGCACCGGCGCGGCCGTGGTGGTGGGCTTCTGCCAGCGCGACGGCCAGGGCTACCGGCTCACCATGGAAGAGGTGCCGCACCCGGACGCGACGGAGCGTGAAGCGGCCGTGCAGGCGCTCACCGCCGCGCTGTCGCAGCGCATCGAGGCGGCGATCCGCCGCGCCCCCGAACAGTGGGTGTGGATGCATCAGCGCTGGAAGACGCGTCCTCCCGAGGACGTTCCCCCAGCCCTCGCCGACGCACCGTCCGCCCCGGCGCGGTGA
- the lptC gene encoding LPS export ABC transporter periplasmic protein LptC, translated as MPRLLALSFLGLLATGCSPRRPAPGANEPRPDVVLEGAHLRSYEGDTLQVSGTASRVNYRRAGGEVQATEVVVRLPPAKGSPASQQGGTIITAPNMDGSLASKRWVGSGGVVVQTAEGLVANTPRLTYDSDARRAHGDEGVTMRGPDYQMRADRFTLSAADQTFTFEGTVQAVLGGATE; from the coding sequence GTGCCGCGCCTGCTTGCCCTGAGCTTCCTGGGACTCCTCGCCACCGGCTGTTCGCCGCGCCGCCCGGCCCCGGGCGCGAACGAACCGCGCCCGGACGTGGTGCTGGAGGGCGCGCACCTGCGCTCCTACGAGGGCGACACGCTCCAGGTCTCCGGCACCGCCTCGCGGGTCAACTACCGGCGCGCGGGCGGCGAGGTGCAGGCCACCGAGGTCGTCGTGCGCCTGCCTCCCGCCAAGGGCTCGCCCGCCTCCCAGCAGGGAGGCACCATCATCACCGCGCCGAATATGGACGGCAGCCTCGCGTCCAAGAGGTGGGTGGGGTCGGGCGGGGTCGTCGTCCAGACGGCGGAGGGCCTGGTGGCCAACACCCCCCGCCTGACCTACGACTCGGATGCGCGGCGGGCCCACGGCGACGAGGGCGTGACGATGAGGGGCCCGGACTACCAGATGCGCGCGGACCGCTTCACGCTGTCCGCCGCGGACCAGACGTTCACCTTCGAGGGCACGGTCCAAGCCGTGCTGGGTGGAGCGACGGAGTGA
- a CDS encoding LptA/OstA family protein → MIEFLVMALFLAQPASSQAAAPAAPGAPLVAQAGPAPKSGAPGAPAAKPPDAGTPAAPTPAPGASLAPTGLRNPVDLSADHVTGDRNQAVLTGNVVVKHQTMDIRCDKMTGYYNATRQVTRVVCAGNVRAVDGDRQARGERADYDVPSGVLVVTGSPEARQGNTYLTGTKVRLILGNERLEVENARILVDSPSTTAVPGTRKKAPAPKSPGKTP, encoded by the coding sequence GTGATTGAGTTCCTCGTGATGGCGCTGTTCCTGGCCCAGCCCGCGTCCTCCCAGGCCGCCGCGCCCGCCGCTCCTGGCGCCCCGCTCGTCGCGCAGGCCGGTCCGGCCCCGAAGTCGGGTGCTCCCGGTGCCCCGGCGGCGAAGCCTCCCGACGCGGGCACCCCGGCCGCCCCGACTCCCGCGCCGGGCGCGTCCCTGGCGCCCACGGGCCTGCGCAACCCGGTGGACCTGTCCGCGGACCACGTCACCGGCGACCGCAACCAGGCGGTGCTCACCGGCAACGTGGTGGTGAAGCACCAGACCATGGACATCCGCTGCGACAAGATGACCGGCTACTACAACGCCACCCGCCAGGTGACGCGCGTGGTGTGCGCCGGCAACGTGCGCGCCGTGGACGGCGACCGGCAGGCCCGGGGCGAGCGCGCCGACTACGACGTGCCCTCGGGCGTGCTGGTGGTGACGGGCTCCCCGGAGGCCCGCCAGGGCAACACCTACCTCACCGGCACCAAGGTGCGCCTCATCCTGGGCAACGAGCGCCTGGAGGTGGAGAACGCCCGCATCCTCGTGGACTCCCCGTCCACCACCGCCGTCCCCGGCACCCGCAAGAAGGCCCCCGCGCCCAAGTCCCCGGGCAAGACGCCATGA
- the lptB gene encoding LPS export ABC transporter ATP-binding protein, producing the protein MSGAKLFAEGLQKTFRRRQVVRDVSFNVAPGEVVGLLGPNGAGKTTSFNMVVGLVTPDAGRVRVGDEDLTPLPMHRRARRGVGYLPQEASVFRKLTVRENFLAVLELQKGLTAQDRKQRADTLLEEFGLSHVAESWGETLSGGERRRAEIARSLIPAPRFILFDEPFAGVDPINVGDLQRQIHLLRERGLGILITDHNVQDTLGICDRAYIIAQGQILEEGTPSQIAGSARARAVYLGDRFRLQAP; encoded by the coding sequence ATGAGCGGCGCGAAGCTCTTCGCCGAAGGGCTCCAGAAGACCTTCCGCCGCCGCCAGGTGGTGCGGGACGTGTCCTTCAACGTCGCCCCCGGTGAGGTCGTGGGCCTCCTGGGCCCCAACGGCGCCGGCAAGACGACGAGCTTCAACATGGTGGTGGGCCTGGTGACGCCGGACGCGGGCCGGGTGCGCGTGGGCGACGAGGACCTCACCCCCCTGCCCATGCACCGCCGCGCGCGCCGCGGCGTGGGCTACCTGCCGCAGGAGGCCTCCGTCTTCCGCAAGCTCACGGTGCGCGAGAACTTCCTGGCCGTGCTGGAGCTCCAGAAGGGGCTCACCGCCCAGGACCGCAAGCAGCGCGCGGACACCCTCCTGGAGGAGTTCGGCCTCTCCCACGTCGCCGAGTCCTGGGGCGAGACGCTCTCCGGCGGCGAGCGGCGGCGCGCCGAGATCGCCCGCAGCCTCATCCCCGCTCCCCGCTTCATCCTCTTCGACGAGCCCTTCGCCGGCGTGGACCCCATCAACGTGGGTGACCTCCAGCGTCAAATCCACCTGCTGCGCGAGCGGGGCCTGGGCATCCTCATCACCGACCACAACGTCCAGGACACCCTGGGCATCTGTGACCGGGCCTACATCATCGCACAGGGGCAGATTCTCGAGGAGGGCACCCCTTCGCAGATCGCCGGCTCGGCCCGCGCGAGGGCCGTCTACCTGGGAGACCGGTTCCGTCTCCAGGCTCCGTGA
- the rpoN gene encoding RNA polymerase factor sigma-54 translates to MAMELKQSLKLAQQLVMTPQLQQAIKLLQLSRMELLDQVREEMEQNPLLEQPEEGMPGEVSEKEPGEASLEADNTEIARDVDLPSATPENAQEFKADGEGPPEIDWESYLNSYQFNEPTTASNKGNVATDDLPSFEANMVKKEDLVDHLQEQLGTLRLNEAERRVGVLILGNLDDDGYLKLQDVEGDPLIRLANEADVPMHVAERTLRRIQNLEPRGCGARDLQECLLIQLQAMKDPNAALLGLIIKRHMKYLESKNLPAIAKDLKVTLDEVVAAAKLLPKLDPRPGRNFSGDDAQYITPDVFVYKLGDDDYTVVLNDDGLSKLRISGMYRNALKTGAVSPGQTKEFIQDKLRSAMWLIRSIHQRQRTIYKVTESIVKFQRDFLDKGIAHLKPLILRDVAEDIGMHESTVSRVTTSKYVHTPQGIFELKYFFNSSIARVSGEDTASEAVKHHIKQLVSQEDPRNPYSDQKIVELLRSQGTEIARRTVAKYREVLGILPSSKRKKYF, encoded by the coding sequence ATGGCGATGGAACTCAAACAGAGCCTGAAGCTCGCGCAGCAGCTGGTGATGACGCCCCAGCTGCAGCAGGCCATCAAGCTCCTCCAGCTCTCGCGAATGGAGCTCCTGGACCAGGTCCGCGAGGAGATGGAGCAGAACCCCCTCTTGGAGCAGCCCGAGGAGGGCATGCCCGGCGAGGTGAGCGAGAAGGAGCCTGGCGAGGCCTCGCTCGAAGCGGACAACACGGAAATCGCGCGCGACGTGGACCTGCCGTCGGCGACGCCGGAGAACGCCCAGGAGTTCAAGGCGGACGGCGAGGGACCCCCGGAGATTGACTGGGAGTCCTACCTCAACAGCTACCAGTTCAACGAGCCCACCACCGCCTCCAACAAGGGCAACGTGGCCACGGACGACCTGCCGTCGTTCGAAGCCAACATGGTGAAGAAGGAGGACCTGGTCGACCACCTCCAGGAGCAGCTGGGCACGCTGCGGCTCAACGAGGCCGAGCGCCGCGTGGGCGTGCTCATCCTGGGGAACCTGGACGACGACGGCTACCTCAAGCTGCAGGACGTGGAGGGCGACCCGCTCATCCGCCTGGCCAACGAGGCGGACGTGCCCATGCACGTGGCCGAGCGCACCCTGCGCCGCATCCAGAACCTGGAGCCCCGGGGCTGCGGCGCGCGCGACCTGCAGGAGTGCCTGCTCATCCAGCTGCAGGCGATGAAGGACCCGAACGCGGCGCTCCTGGGCCTCATCATCAAGCGCCACATGAAGTACCTGGAGAGCAAGAACCTGCCGGCCATCGCCAAGGACCTCAAGGTCACCCTGGACGAGGTGGTCGCGGCGGCGAAGCTGCTCCCGAAGCTGGACCCGCGGCCGGGCCGCAACTTCAGCGGGGATGACGCGCAGTACATCACCCCCGACGTCTTCGTCTACAAGCTGGGGGACGACGACTACACCGTGGTCCTCAACGACGACGGCCTGTCCAAGCTGCGCATCTCCGGCATGTACCGGAACGCGCTCAAGACGGGCGCGGTGAGCCCCGGGCAGACGAAGGAGTTCATCCAGGACAAGCTGCGCAGCGCGATGTGGCTCATCCGCTCCATCCACCAGCGGCAGCGGACCATCTACAAGGTCACCGAGAGCATCGTGAAGTTCCAGCGGGACTTCCTGGACAAGGGCATCGCGCACTTGAAGCCGCTCATCTTGCGCGACGTGGCGGAGGACATCGGCATGCACGAGTCCACCGTCAGCCGCGTCACCACCAGCAAGTACGTGCACACGCCGCAGGGCATCTTCGAGCTGAAGTACTTCTTCAACTCGTCCATCGCGCGCGTGTCCGGCGAGGACACGGCCAGCGAGGCCGTGAAGCACCACATCAAGCAGCTGGTGTCGCAGGAAGACCCGCGCAACCCGTACTCGGACCAGAAGATCGTGGAGCTGCTGCGCTCGCAGGGCACCGAAATCGCCCGCCGCACGGTGGCCAAGTACCGCGAGGTGCTGGGCATCCTCCCCAGCAGCAAGCGCAAGAAGTACTTCTAA